In Pseudoxanthobacter soli DSM 19599, a single window of DNA contains:
- a CDS encoding usg protein, whose product MIDSDFERQLSGYGLTTARILYRLPDHPTILQTYVWQEYDIAPSFPVLNRFIEFWKREIEGPLHSVEVAYRELVGASEWRRVDGMMQLH is encoded by the coding sequence ATGATCGATTCCGACTTCGAGCGTCAGCTTTCCGGGTACGGCCTCACCACGGCCCGCATTCTCTATCGCCTGCCGGATCACCCCACGATCCTCCAGACCTATGTCTGGCAGGAATACGACATCGCCCCGTCGTTCCCCGTGCTCAATCGCTTCATCGAATTCTGGAAGCGGGAGATCGAAGGCCCGCTGCATTCGGTGGAGGTGGCCTATCGCGAACTCGTCGGCGCCAGCGAATGGCGCCGTGTCGACGGCATGATGCAGCTACACTGA
- a CDS encoding CvpA family protein, which yields MSITALDGVVLVVTLLSAVLAMVRGFVREVLSIASWVAAAVAAYAFYDKLLPFTQQYVKNPHLALALTIAAIFLVALIIVSVITMKISDFVIDSRVGFVDRALGFVFGAARGILLLVVAMLFFNWLVPPAKQPSWVADARSRPMLDDLGQRLMALLPSNPDAMLRERLGTLGGVLPPAETPAPGGDTQSGTGEGAGETRGTASPNDPAYGNNSRQSLDQLIQSTDGNQQSPPAAPPAAAPAAPAQ from the coding sequence ATGTCGATCACAGCTCTCGACGGGGTTGTCCTCGTCGTCACTCTCCTGTCCGCGGTGCTGGCCATGGTGCGCGGCTTCGTCCGCGAGGTGCTCTCCATCGCGTCCTGGGTTGCGGCAGCCGTCGCGGCCTACGCGTTCTACGACAAGCTGCTTCCCTTCACCCAGCAATACGTCAAGAATCCCCACCTCGCGCTGGCGCTCACCATCGCGGCGATCTTCCTCGTGGCGCTGATCATCGTCAGCGTGATCACCATGAAGATCTCCGATTTCGTCATCGACAGCCGGGTCGGCTTCGTCGACCGGGCGCTCGGATTCGTGTTCGGCGCGGCCCGCGGCATCCTGCTGCTGGTCGTGGCGATGCTGTTCTTCAACTGGCTGGTTCCGCCGGCGAAGCAGCCGAGCTGGGTCGCGGACGCCCGCTCGCGGCCGATGCTGGACGATCTCGGCCAGCGGCTGATGGCGCTGTTGCCGTCGAACCCCGATGCGATGCTGCGCGAACGCCTCGGCACCCTCGGCGGCGTGCTGCCACCGGCCGAGACGCCGGCACCGGGCGGCGACACCCAGAGCGGCACCGGCGAAGGCGCTGGCGAGACGCGCGGCACGGCGTCGCCCAACGATCCGGCCTACGGCAACAACTCGCGCCAGAGCCTTGATCAGCTGATCCAGTCGACCGACGGCAACCAGCAGTCCCCGCCGGCTGCACCGCCCGCGGCGGCACCCGCAGCCCCGGCGCAGTAG
- a CDS encoding SDR family NAD(P)-dependent oxidoreductase, which translates to MSEGAVADDTAGKTDAHKPFAGRIALVTGASRGIGRALALGLGAGGAHVVALARTVGALEELDDEIRAAGGEPITLVAADLKDLPALDRLGAALHSRWGRLDVLVGNAGILGPLTPVSHLEPKALEDVLTVNVTANARLIRSLDPLLRQSEHGRAIFLSSSAAWRGRPFWGAYAASKAALDALVRAYAAETEKTSLRVNLVNPGATRTRMRKQAMPGEDPELLPPPSDLVPPLLELLKPSFTETGRVYDFPTQTLMGFRAPAPLDQA; encoded by the coding sequence ATGAGCGAAGGCGCCGTCGCGGACGACACCGCCGGGAAGACTGACGCCCATAAGCCGTTCGCCGGCAGGATCGCTCTGGTCACGGGTGCTTCGCGCGGCATCGGCCGGGCGCTGGCGCTCGGCCTAGGCGCGGGCGGCGCGCACGTCGTGGCACTTGCCCGGACCGTGGGCGCGCTCGAGGAACTCGACGACGAGATCCGCGCGGCGGGCGGCGAACCGATCACGCTGGTCGCCGCCGACCTGAAGGATCTTCCGGCCCTCGACCGCCTCGGGGCCGCGCTGCATTCCCGCTGGGGACGGCTCGACGTGCTCGTCGGCAATGCCGGCATTCTCGGGCCTTTGACCCCGGTCAGCCATCTCGAGCCGAAGGCGCTGGAAGACGTCCTCACCGTCAATGTCACGGCGAACGCCCGGCTGATCCGCTCGCTCGACCCGCTGCTGCGGCAGTCGGAGCACGGCCGCGCGATCTTCCTGTCGTCGAGCGCGGCGTGGCGCGGCCGGCCGTTCTGGGGCGCCTATGCGGCCTCGAAGGCGGCCCTCGACGCGCTGGTGCGCGCCTACGCGGCCGAGACCGAGAAGACGTCGCTGCGGGTAAACCTCGTCAATCCCGGCGCCACGCGTACGCGGATGCGCAAGCAGGCGATGCCGGGCGAAGATCCCGAGCTGCTGCCGCCGCCGTCCGATCTGGTGCCGCCGCTGCTGGAACTGCTGAAGCCCTCCTTCACCGAAACCGGGCGCGTCTACGACTTCCCCACCCAAACGCTGATGGGCTTCCGCGCCCCGGCTCCGCTTGATCAGGCCTGA
- a CDS encoding bifunctional metallophosphatase/5'-nucleotidase → MPKLTRRETLGVGLGAGLSLGFMPGLVRAAEAGPAPGTTFTLLHVNDIYRMSDVKGWGGFPKLAAVVKAERAHGTPMMFTHGGDTFSPSLMSSFDKGEHIVTLTNMVRPDFFVPGNHEFDFGEAVFFTRLAACKFPVYAANMRQADGTAVPGIRDNEIVELGGVRLGFVGLALDTTPDVSQPGSLKFLPSLDVLREQAAALRKQGVDMVVCVAHAQRSLDDQIIRERIVDVLLTGHIHDLAIRWDGAALHVESNEDGNYVTAIDFIVKVREQNGRRQVTWTPSFRIYDTIDVVPDPEVTAVVAGFEKQLSKALDVDLGPTKVELDSRTIIVRTREALIGDVIADALARSTRADVAIINGGSIRGDTRYPPGTMLTRRDILTELPFGNTSVLVRISGATLKAALENGFSRLNDAGGRFPQVSGIEVEVDASAPVGSRVVSLKRNGVPVDPQATLAVASNNFMLAGGDSYDMLRDGTVLIGATDGLLLANVVMDYIAAAGGVAEPADGGKRIIFT, encoded by the coding sequence ATGCCGAAGCTTACCCGCCGCGAAACCCTCGGCGTCGGTCTGGGGGCCGGGCTGTCGCTCGGCTTCATGCCGGGTCTCGTGCGCGCCGCCGAAGCCGGGCCAGCCCCGGGCACCACGTTCACTTTGCTCCACGTCAACGACATCTACCGCATGTCGGACGTGAAGGGCTGGGGCGGCTTTCCCAAGCTGGCGGCCGTGGTGAAGGCCGAGCGGGCGCACGGCACGCCGATGATGTTCACCCACGGCGGCGACACGTTCTCGCCCTCGCTGATGTCGAGCTTCGACAAGGGCGAGCACATCGTCACCCTCACCAACATGGTCAGGCCGGACTTCTTCGTGCCGGGCAACCACGAATTCGATTTCGGCGAGGCCGTGTTTTTCACGCGCCTCGCCGCCTGCAAGTTCCCCGTCTATGCCGCGAACATGCGGCAGGCCGACGGAACGGCGGTTCCCGGCATCCGGGACAACGAGATCGTGGAACTCGGCGGCGTCCGGCTCGGTTTCGTCGGGCTCGCGCTCGACACCACGCCGGATGTCTCGCAGCCGGGCAGCCTGAAGTTCCTGCCGAGCCTCGACGTGCTGCGCGAGCAGGCCGCGGCGCTGCGCAAGCAGGGGGTCGACATGGTCGTGTGCGTTGCCCACGCCCAGCGCTCGCTAGACGACCAGATCATCCGCGAGCGCATCGTCGACGTCCTCTTGACCGGCCACATCCATGACCTCGCGATCCGCTGGGACGGCGCGGCGCTGCATGTGGAATCGAACGAGGACGGCAACTACGTCACGGCCATCGACTTCATCGTCAAGGTCCGGGAACAGAACGGCCGGCGGCAGGTGACCTGGACACCGAGCTTCCGCATCTACGACACCATTGATGTCGTGCCGGATCCCGAGGTGACGGCGGTCGTCGCCGGCTTCGAGAAGCAGCTTTCCAAGGCGCTCGATGTCGATCTCGGCCCGACGAAGGTGGAACTAGACAGCCGCACCATCATCGTGCGCACCCGCGAGGCGCTGATCGGCGACGTCATCGCCGATGCCCTGGCCCGCTCCACGCGGGCCGACGTCGCCATCATCAACGGCGGTTCGATCCGCGGCGACACCCGCTATCCGCCGGGCACCATGCTGACGCGGCGCGATATTCTGACCGAACTGCCGTTCGGCAACACCTCCGTGCTCGTCAGGATCAGCGGCGCGACGCTCAAGGCCGCGCTGGAGAACGGCTTCTCCCGGCTGAACGATGCCGGCGGCCGTTTCCCGCAGGTGTCCGGCATCGAGGTGGAGGTCGACGCCAGCGCGCCGGTCGGCTCGCGCGTGGTCTCCCTCAAGCGCAACGGCGTGCCGGTCGATCCTCAGGCGACCCTTGCGGTCGCATCCAACAATTTCATGCTCGCCGGCGGCGATTCCTACGACATGCTCCGGGACGGCACGGTGCTGATCGGCGCCACCGATGGGCTTCTGCTTGCGAACGTGGTGATGGATTATATCGCCGCGGCCGGGGGCGTCGCCGAGCCCGCCGACGGCGGCAAACGGATTATCTTCACCTGA
- the sugE gene encoding quaternary ammonium compound efflux SMR transporter SugE: MAWLYLIVAGLFETGWAIGLKYSDGFTRPLPSILTVASMALSVWLLALALKTLPIGTGYAIWTGIGTVGTVILGIVFLGEAATVARIVCILMIVAGIIGLKFAA, from the coding sequence ATGGCGTGGCTTTATCTCATCGTCGCCGGCCTGTTCGAAACCGGCTGGGCGATCGGCCTGAAATATTCCGACGGCTTTACGCGGCCGTTGCCGTCCATCCTCACCGTGGCCAGCATGGCGCTGAGCGTGTGGCTTCTCGCGCTTGCCCTGAAGACGCTTCCGATCGGCACGGGCTACGCGATCTGGACCGGCATCGGCACGGTCGGCACGGTCATCCTGGGCATCGTGTTTCTCGGCGAGGCGGCGACGGTCGCGCGGATCGTCTGCATCCTGATGATCGTCGCCGGCATCATCGGCCTCAAGTTCGCGGCCTGA
- a CDS encoding DUF488 family protein: MTATSAKVPIFTIGYEQVTQPAVIDALAEAGVALLVDIRAVAASRRPGFSKRQLAAGVAERGIDYLHLRKLGTPAEGRLAARTGRWNDLKTIYDAHLETPEAIAERAVLTDIVRSGRPICLLCFERHPEHCHRNILAGLVCDDLGVGVEHLFASPI, from the coding sequence ATGACGGCGACCTCGGCGAAAGTGCCGATCTTCACCATCGGATACGAGCAGGTGACGCAACCGGCCGTGATCGATGCGCTGGCGGAGGCAGGTGTCGCGCTCCTCGTCGATATACGCGCCGTCGCGGCCTCGCGCCGGCCGGGCTTTTCCAAGCGCCAGCTCGCCGCCGGCGTCGCGGAGCGGGGGATCGATTATCTCCACCTGCGCAAGCTCGGCACGCCGGCTGAGGGCCGCCTCGCCGCGCGCACCGGCCGCTGGAACGACCTCAAAACCATCTACGACGCACATCTCGAGACGCCCGAAGCGATTGCAGAACGCGCGGTCCTGACCGACATCGTCCGGTCCGGCCGGCCGATCTGTCTGCTGTGCTTCGAACGTCATCCGGAGCACTGCCACCGCAACATTCTGGCCGGCCTCGTCTGCGACGATCTCGGTGTCGGTGTCGAGCACCTGTTCGCAAGCCCGATCTAG
- the purF gene encoding amidophosphoribosyltransferase, with product MDVHDQYGAGSGVEAAGPFDGDHLHEECGVFGVFGHPEAAALTALGLHALQHRGQEAAGIVSLDGEAFCLERHIGLVGDTFTKPAVMERLKGNKAIGHTRYSTTGAPVLQNVQPMFAEFAGGGFAVAHNGNLTNARVLKRTLQGRGSIFQSTSDTETIIHLIATSNRGPLIDRLVDALRQIEGAYAIVALSEGGMIGCRDPLGVRPLVLGELDGAAVLASETCALDIIGAHFIRDIEPGELVVITERGIESLRPFQPVRPRFCIFEYVYFARPDSVVEGRNIYNVRKNIGAELALESPAPADLVVPVPDSGTPAAIGYAQAANLPFELGIIRNHYVGRTFIQPTDSIRRMGVKLKHNANRAMLEGKRVVLIDDSIVRGTTSLKIVEMVRDAGATEVHMRIASPPTTDSCFYGVDTPEKSKLIASRMSVEEIAAFIKVDSLAFLSINGLYRAVGEARRQNAEPQFCDACFTGEYPTRLTDHQEEAPRRPPRLAAVG from the coding sequence ATGGACGTTCACGACCAGTACGGCGCCGGGTCCGGCGTGGAAGCGGCCGGTCCCTTCGACGGCGATCACCTGCACGAGGAGTGCGGCGTCTTCGGCGTCTTCGGGCACCCGGAGGCGGCGGCGCTGACGGCGCTCGGTCTTCACGCCCTGCAGCACCGCGGGCAGGAAGCCGCCGGCATCGTCTCTCTCGACGGCGAGGCGTTCTGTCTCGAACGCCATATCGGCCTCGTCGGCGACACCTTCACCAAGCCCGCCGTCATGGAACGGCTCAAGGGCAACAAGGCCATCGGCCACACCCGCTATTCCACCACCGGCGCGCCGGTGCTTCAGAACGTCCAGCCGATGTTCGCGGAATTCGCCGGCGGCGGCTTCGCGGTCGCCCACAACGGCAATCTCACCAATGCCCGCGTGCTGAAGCGCACGCTTCAAGGGCGCGGTTCGATCTTCCAGTCGACCTCCGACACCGAAACCATCATCCACCTGATTGCCACGTCGAACCGCGGCCCGCTGATCGACCGTCTCGTCGACGCGCTGCGCCAGATCGAGGGCGCCTATGCCATCGTCGCGCTCTCCGAGGGCGGCATGATCGGCTGCCGCGATCCTCTCGGCGTGCGCCCGCTGGTGCTCGGCGAACTCGACGGCGCCGCGGTGCTCGCCTCGGAGACGTGCGCCCTCGACATCATCGGCGCCCATTTCATCCGCGACATCGAACCGGGCGAACTCGTGGTCATCACCGAGCGCGGCATCGAGAGCCTGCGCCCGTTCCAGCCGGTGCGTCCGCGCTTCTGCATCTTCGAATATGTCTACTTCGCCCGGCCGGATTCGGTCGTCGAAGGCCGCAACATCTACAATGTCCGCAAGAATATCGGCGCCGAACTCGCGCTCGAATCCCCGGCTCCGGCCGATCTCGTGGTGCCGGTGCCGGATTCCGGCACGCCGGCCGCCATCGGTTACGCCCAGGCAGCGAACCTTCCGTTCGAACTCGGCATCATCCGCAACCACTATGTCGGCCGCACCTTCATCCAGCCGACGGATTCGATCCGCCGCATGGGCGTGAAGCTGAAGCACAACGCCAACCGCGCCATGCTTGAGGGCAAGCGCGTGGTGCTGATCGACGATTCCATCGTGCGCGGCACCACCTCCCTGAAAATCGTCGAGATGGTCCGCGACGCCGGCGCCACCGAAGTGCACATGCGCATCGCCAGCCCGCCGACGACCGATTCCTGCTTCTACGGTGTCGACACGCCGGAGAAGTCGAAGCTGATCGCCTCGCGCATGTCGGTCGAGGAGATCGCGGCCTTCATCAAGGTCGACAGCCTCGCCTTCCTCAGCATCAACGGGCTTTATCGCGCCGTCGGCGAGGCGAGGCGCCAGAACGCCGAGCCGCAGTTCTGCGATGCCTGCTTCACCGGCGAATATCCGACCCGGCTGACCGACCACCAGGAAGAGGCGCCGCGCCGTCCCCCGCGTCTCGCCGCCGTCGGCTGA
- a CDS encoding esterase-like activity of phytase family protein, which yields MGRGSRIALLAGALLATTALPAVAEPAFNRISTFEVVDNLPKDADRSKATVAEIVKATEDGKMLVYTDSPGERIGLVDISDPEAPKAAGVVALGGEPTSTVVGRGKALVGVVTSKTKTQPSGHLSVVDLATKAVTATCDLGGQPDSLALSDDGRFLAIAIENERDEEVNDGNLPQLPGGNLTIFSMGTDGAPDCASKKVVELTGLAAIAPEDPEPEFVDINDRNEAVVTLQENNHIAIIDLATGKVLSDFPAGNVDLKNVDTKSDGVIAPIESIKGVAREPDAVHWLDNDRFVTANEGDWKGGSRGFTVFKRDGTVEYDSAETLEHLAMRLGHYPEKRSKAKGVEPEGVEAATFDGQKLIFIGTERASLIGVYEDMGDGKAPVFLQALAGGAAPEGLLAIPSRGLFVSASEADRREEGGMGSVVTIYQRSGEPAAYPTIASVNGPDGTPIPWGAISGAAADPTVPGRLYAVTDSAYAQARILTIDTTKKPAAIVSAITVMRDGKPAEHLDLEGIAIRPQGGFWLASEGNPERKKAPTQNLLISVDDKGEIRQEIALPEDVARQATRFGFEGVTVTGKGDDELVWLAQQLPWKNDPKNTTKLIAYSPTKQTWGAVRYPLEQSERGWVGLSEITAVGDKGVIVLERDNGVGSKAAVKVLMFVPSFELKPVPLDSANMPVVRKTLVHDLLPDLKATHGYVLEKVESFAVDSKGDAFVITDNDGVDGSSGETMLIRLGEIQHIVN from the coding sequence ATGGGACGGGGTTCGCGTATCGCTCTCCTTGCCGGTGCCTTGCTCGCAACGACGGCGCTGCCGGCGGTCGCGGAGCCGGCCTTCAACCGCATCTCGACTTTCGAGGTCGTCGATAATCTGCCCAAGGACGCCGATCGCTCCAAGGCGACCGTCGCGGAGATCGTCAAGGCGACCGAAGACGGCAAGATGCTGGTCTATACCGACAGCCCGGGAGAGCGTATCGGCCTCGTCGATATCTCCGATCCGGAGGCGCCCAAGGCCGCAGGCGTGGTGGCACTGGGTGGCGAGCCGACCTCGACCGTGGTCGGCCGCGGAAAGGCGCTCGTGGGCGTCGTCACCTCCAAGACCAAGACGCAGCCCTCCGGCCACCTCTCGGTCGTCGATCTCGCCACCAAGGCCGTGACCGCGACGTGCGATCTCGGCGGGCAACCCGACTCGCTCGCCCTCAGCGACGATGGCCGGTTCCTGGCCATCGCGATCGAGAACGAACGCGACGAGGAGGTGAACGACGGCAATCTTCCGCAGCTTCCCGGCGGCAACCTCACGATCTTCTCGATGGGGACGGACGGCGCGCCCGATTGCGCCTCGAAGAAGGTGGTCGAACTGACCGGGCTCGCCGCGATCGCGCCGGAGGACCCGGAACCGGAGTTCGTCGACATCAACGATCGCAACGAAGCCGTTGTGACGCTTCAGGAAAACAACCACATCGCCATCATCGACCTTGCCACCGGCAAGGTGCTCTCGGACTTCCCGGCGGGCAATGTCGACCTCAAGAATGTCGACACCAAGAGCGACGGCGTGATCGCTCCCATCGAGAGCATCAAGGGTGTGGCCCGCGAGCCCGACGCCGTCCACTGGCTCGACAACGATCGCTTCGTGACCGCGAACGAAGGCGACTGGAAGGGCGGCAGCCGCGGCTTCACGGTGTTCAAGCGGGACGGCACCGTCGAATATGACAGCGCCGAGACGCTGGAACATCTGGCGATGCGCCTCGGGCACTATCCGGAAAAGCGCTCGAAGGCGAAGGGCGTCGAGCCGGAGGGCGTCGAGGCGGCGACCTTCGACGGCCAGAAGCTGATCTTCATCGGTACGGAACGTGCCTCGCTGATCGGTGTTTACGAAGACATGGGAGACGGCAAGGCGCCGGTCTTCCTGCAGGCGCTGGCCGGCGGCGCGGCGCCGGAAGGCCTGCTGGCCATTCCGTCGCGAGGCTTGTTCGTCTCCGCCAGCGAGGCCGACAGGCGCGAGGAGGGCGGAATGGGCTCCGTCGTCACCATCTATCAGCGTTCGGGCGAGCCGGCCGCCTACCCGACAATCGCCTCCGTCAACGGACCGGACGGCACCCCGATCCCGTGGGGCGCGATTTCCGGCGCGGCCGCCGATCCGACCGTTCCCGGACGGCTATACGCGGTGACGGACAGCGCCTATGCCCAGGCCCGCATCCTCACGATCGACACCACCAAGAAGCCCGCCGCGATCGTGAGTGCGATCACGGTGATGCGCGACGGCAAGCCGGCCGAGCACCTCGATCTCGAAGGCATCGCCATCCGGCCGCAGGGCGGCTTCTGGCTGGCTTCGGAGGGTAACCCCGAGCGCAAGAAGGCGCCGACGCAGAACCTGCTGATCTCGGTCGACGACAAGGGCGAAATCCGCCAGGAAATCGCGTTGCCGGAGGACGTGGCGCGGCAGGCCACGCGGTTCGGCTTCGAGGGCGTGACCGTGACCGGCAAGGGCGACGACGAACTTGTCTGGCTTGCCCAGCAGCTGCCCTGGAAGAACGATCCGAAGAACACCACCAAGCTGATCGCCTATAGCCCGACCAAGCAGACGTGGGGCGCGGTGCGCTATCCGCTGGAGCAGAGCGAGCGCGGCTGGGTCGGCCTCTCCGAAATCACCGCGGTCGGCGACAAGGGCGTCATCGTGCTGGAGCGCGACAACGGCGTCGGCAGCAAGGCGGCCGTCAAAGTGCTGATGTTCGTGCCGTCGTTCGAGCTGAAGCCGGTGCCGCTCGACAGCGCCAACATGCCTGTCGTCCGCAAGACGCTGGTGCACGACCTGCTGCCCGACCTCAAGGCCACGCACGGCTACGTGCTGGAGAAGGTCGAGAGCTTCGCGGTGGACAGCAAGGGCGACGCCTTCGTCATCACCGACAATGACGGTGTCGACGGATCGTCCGGCGAGACGATGCTGATCCGCCTCGGCGAAATCCAACACATCGTGAACTGA
- a CDS encoding sensor histidine kinase NtrY-like, with protein MPPPVPAWREGAPVARAIGLVFVVLAILSASITFLVLTGITPITPTQNVITAALLTNGVIVTVLIGSIFIEIRKIWIARRKGRAGARLHVRVVAMFSFVATLPAILVAILATITLDRGLDRWFEDRTRTIVDNAVAVANAYVQEHANVLRGDLIAMATDVDRAKAIYDYDPARFDIFMETQLQLRQLPAAYLLHRDGTVVTRTLYDLKEKFALPPIGAFSKADAGEPVLIAPGDTNQVGGVMKLKAYDDMYLYVTRTMDPRVTDYLRLARESALEYHDLAESRRSVQIAFALVYIGITLVFLVAATWLGFAFSNRLVSPIRRLINAADQVARGNLNSQVRVDPHDGDFAHLGQTFNTMTTQLRSQRDDLLAANDQIDRRRRFTEAVLSGVTAGVLGVDEAGRISLANRSAEMLLGLSADDIGNRPAEEVVPELAPILASARGDHGEWSRQGQIVIVRGGRERTVAVRVTNDNRRDSTRQGLVVTLDDITDLVKAQRTSAWADVARRIAHEIKNPLTPIQLSAERIRRRYGKRIEDDRAVFDQCVDTIVRQVGDIGRMVDEFSSFARMPKPVFEPRDLAEALREAVFLQSVSHPDVKFSTHLPDEPLIGKFDHRQLGQAIANVVKNAVEAITGVPADQRTEPGHVDVSARRDGEWLVVDVVDNGPGLPQENRERLLEPYMTTREKGTGLGLAIVGKIVEEHGGRIELLDAPAVRDGGHGACVRLTIRAGDAGAMTTDAEAAPAGVAAASSTPVSPQKPREDHGL; from the coding sequence ATGCCCCCGCCCGTTCCGGCCTGGCGCGAGGGTGCGCCCGTCGCGCGGGCGATTGGGCTCGTGTTCGTGGTGCTGGCCATCCTGTCGGCGAGCATCACCTTCCTCGTGCTCACCGGCATCACGCCGATCACGCCGACGCAGAACGTCATCACGGCGGCGCTGCTCACCAACGGCGTGATCGTCACGGTCCTGATCGGCTCGATCTTCATCGAGATCCGCAAGATCTGGATCGCGCGACGCAAGGGCAGGGCGGGCGCGCGCCTCCATGTCCGCGTGGTGGCGATGTTCTCGTTCGTCGCCACGCTGCCGGCGATCCTGGTCGCGATCCTCGCCACCATCACGCTCGACCGCGGCCTCGACCGCTGGTTCGAGGATCGCACCCGCACCATCGTCGACAACGCAGTCGCCGTCGCCAACGCCTATGTCCAGGAGCACGCCAACGTGCTCCGCGGCGACCTCATCGCCATGGCGACGGACGTCGACCGCGCCAAGGCGATCTACGACTACGATCCGGCCCGCTTCGACATCTTCATGGAGACGCAGCTTCAGCTGCGCCAGCTCCCGGCCGCCTATCTGCTTCACCGCGACGGAACGGTGGTGACGCGCACGCTCTACGATCTGAAGGAGAAGTTCGCCCTGCCGCCGATCGGCGCGTTCTCCAAGGCGGATGCCGGCGAGCCGGTGCTGATCGCGCCCGGCGACACCAATCAGGTCGGCGGCGTGATGAAGCTCAAGGCCTACGACGACATGTATCTCTACGTCACCCGGACGATGGATCCCCGGGTGACCGACTATCTCCGGCTCGCCCGCGAGAGCGCGCTCGAATATCACGACCTCGCCGAGAGCCGGCGCAGCGTGCAGATCGCGTTCGCGCTCGTCTATATCGGCATCACGCTGGTGTTCCTCGTCGCCGCGACGTGGCTCGGCTTCGCCTTCTCCAACCGGCTGGTGTCGCCGATCCGGCGTCTGATCAACGCGGCCGACCAGGTGGCGCGCGGCAACCTGAACTCCCAGGTGCGCGTCGACCCCCACGACGGCGACTTCGCCCACCTCGGCCAGACCTTCAACACCATGACCACCCAGTTGCGCTCCCAGCGCGACGACCTGCTTGCCGCCAACGATCAGATCGACCGCCGCCGCCGCTTTACCGAAGCCGTGCTGTCGGGCGTCACCGCCGGCGTGCTCGGGGTCGACGAGGCCGGCCGCATCTCGCTCGCCAACCGCTCCGCCGAGATGCTGCTCGGCCTGTCCGCGGACGATATCGGCAATCGCCCCGCCGAGGAGGTGGTGCCGGAACTCGCGCCCATCCTCGCCTCCGCGCGCGGCGATCATGGCGAGTGGAGCCGGCAGGGCCAGATCGTCATCGTGCGCGGCGGGCGCGAGCGCACGGTCGCCGTGCGCGTCACCAACGACAACCGGCGGGATTCCACCCGGCAGGGCCTCGTCGTCACCCTCGACGACATCACCGATCTCGTGAAGGCGCAGCGCACGTCCGCCTGGGCCGACGTCGCCCGGCGCATCGCCCACGAGATCAAGAACCCGCTGACGCCGATCCAGCTTTCGGCCGAACGCATCCGCCGGCGCTACGGCAAGCGTATCGAGGACGACCGCGCCGTGTTCGACCAGTGCGTCGACACCATCGTGCGCCAGGTCGGCGATATCGGCCGCATGGTGGACGAATTCTCGTCGTTCGCGCGGATGCCGAAGCCGGTGTTCGAGCCGCGCGACCTCGCGGAAGCCCTGCGGGAGGCCGTGTTCCTGCAGAGCGTCAGCCACCCGGACGTGAAGTTCTCCACCCACCTGCCCGACGAGCCGCTGATCGGCAAGTTCGATCACCGCCAGCTCGGGCAGGCGATCGCCAACGTCGTCAAGAACGCGGTCGAGGCGATCACCGGCGTGCCGGCGGATCAGCGCACCGAGCCCGGCCACGTCGACGTCTCGGCACGGCGCGACGGCGAATGGCTCGTGGTCGACGTCGTCGACAACGGTCCGGGACTGCCGCAGGAGAACCGCGAACGCCTGCTCGAGCCCTATATGACGACCCGCGAGAAGGGCACCGGCCTCGGCCTCGCCATCGTCGGCAAGATCGTCGAGGAGCATGGCGGCCGGATCGAATTGCTCGATGCGCCGGCCGTGCGCGACGGCGGCCACGGCGCCTGCGTGCGCCTCACCATCCGGGCCGGCGACGCCGGTGCCATGACGACGGATGCGGAGGCCGCCCCAGCCGGGGTTGCCGCCGCGTCCTCCACCCCTGTCAGCCCCCAGAAACCACGCGAAGACCATGGCCTCTGA